The following are from one region of the Mangifera indica cultivar Alphonso chromosome 14, CATAS_Mindica_2.1, whole genome shotgun sequence genome:
- the LOC123197070 gene encoding AMSH-like ubiquitin thioesterase 1, translating into MRPLAREFTYQGSRTQQLSHARNLNFTRPMAETLSRHSILCPNGLHGQWQLPKSDKLVKYPINIDLTPGEIPSVQQLVESGITTKTDSSNVAPEKSSFESITFPTDEIEMHPAEEPCSMISFETVETPVSKDIIKQPSPPPVLAEVQDLIASMSPQVTEAECQSKNLMSDEYDRTEPLQLHISITLMDNFMKLAQSNTDKNLETYGVLAGSLKNRKIYVTALIIPKQESTSDSFQTTDEEEIFEVQDKRSLFPLGWIHLIIIQV; encoded by the exons ATGAGACCATTAGCTCGAGAATTCACGTATCAAGGTTCACGGACTCAACAACTTTCTCATGCCAG gAATCTAAACTTCACTCGTCCAATGGCAGAAACCCTATCTAGACATTCTATTTTGTGCCCAAATGGTCTCCATGGCCAGTGGCAACTGCCAAAGAGCGATAAATTG GTCAAGTATCCAATCAACATAGACCTGACTCCAGGGGAAATCCCCAG CGTTCAGCAGCTGGTAGAAAGTGGAATCACAACAAAAACTGACAGTAGCAATGTTGCACCTGAAAAATCAAGTTTTGAGTCAATTACTTTTCCAACTGATGAAATTGAGATGCATCCTGCTGAGGAACCTTGCTCCATGATTTCCTTTGAAACAGTTGAAACTCCTGTTTCTAAAGATATCATTAAACAACCTTCTCCTCCACCTGTACTTGCAGAAGTACAAGATTTGATTGCTTCAATGTCTCCGCAAGTTACTGAGGCAGAATGCCAGAGCAAGAATTTAATGTCTGATGAATATGATCGAACTGAGCCCCTGCAGTTGCACATT TCAATCACATTGATGGATAACTTCATGAAGCTGGCACAGTCAAATACTGATAAGAATTTAGAAACTTATGGTGTCCTTGCAGGTTCACTT aaaaacagaaaaatctATGTTACTGCACTCATTATTCCAAAGCAGGAATCAACATCAGATTCA TTCCAGACCacagatgaagaagaaatatttgaaGTGCAGGATAAACGATCTCTTTTTCCACTTGGGTGGATTCAT CTGATTATCATCCAAGTGTAG
- the LOC123195960 gene encoding cysteine-rich receptor-like protein kinase 10 isoform X1, with translation MNLNAFLSSLYSCFRKRLKAPGDSDGVDSSDLFFEIRTLQIATNSFSELNQLGHGGFGPVYKGLMPNGQEVAVKKLSLNSRQGLREFTNEVKLLLKIQHKNLVTLLGCCAEGPEKMLVYEYLPNRSLDYFLFDKKKSTSLDWSTRYQIIIGVARGLLYLHEEAPERIIHRDIKASNILLGEQLNPKISDFGLARLFPGDDTHMNTFKICGTYGYMAPEYALHGYLSVKTDVFSYGVLVLEIVSGRKNHDRSFGAEKVDLLNYTWTLYQNGNPLELVDPSLTNCNRHEAAMCIQLGLLCCQQSVADRPDMNSVHLMLLSDSFTLPRPGKPGIQGRTSRWTETTPSALTNTNTKGNSTNTGVNRTSGGNSFVEDFSRNSISYSSIDEGT, from the exons ATGAATTTGAACGCTTTTCTCTCCAGTTTATATTCCTGCTTCCGGAAGAGGCTCAAAGCCCCTGGTGATTCCGATGGCGTCGACTCCTCTGACCTCTTCTTCGAAATCCGTACTCTCCAGATTGCCACTAACTCCTTCTCGGAGTTGAATCAGCTCGGCCACGGCGGCTTTGGCCCCGTTTATAAG GGATTGATGCCAAATGGTCAAGAAGTAGCAGTAAAGAAGCTTTCATTGAACTCTAGACAGGGGCTGAGAGAATTTACTAACGAGGTGAAGCTGTTGTTGAAAATTCAGCACAAAAACTTGGTCACATTGCTCGGTTGCTGTGCTGAAGGACCTGAGAAGATGCTTGTTTATGAGTATCTACCGAACAGAAGTCTAGATTACTTTCTATTTG ATAAAAAGAAGTCTACATCACTGGATTGGTCAACACGATACCAGATAATTATAGGTGTTGCAAGAGGTCTTCTCTATCTGCATGAGGAGGCCCCAGAAAGGATCATTCACAGAGACATTAAAGCAAGTAATATTTTGTTGGGTGAACAATTGAACCCAAAGATATCAGATTTTGGTCTAGCAAGGCTCTTTCCTGGTGACGACACTCATATGAATACATTCAAGATTTGTGGTACCTA TGGTTATATGGCCCCTGAATATGCTTTGCATGGATATTTGTCTGTGAAGACAGATGTTTTCAGCTACGGAGTTTTGGTTTTAGAGATTGTAAGTGGAAGAAAAAACCATGATAGGAGTTTTGGCGCTGAAAAGGTGGACCTCTTGAACTAC ACATGGACACTCTACCAAAACGGGAACCCATTGGAACTGGTGGATCCAAGTCTCACAAATTGCAATCGTCATGAAGCGGCAATGTGCATTCAGCTCGGGTTGTTATGTTGTCAACAAAGCGTTGCAGATAGGCCTGACATGAACTCTGTTCACCTCATGCTCTTAAGTGACTCATTTACATTACCTAGACCGGGCAAACCTGGAATTCAAGGCCGTACAAGCCGTTGGACAGAGACCACCCCTTCTGCTCTCACCAATACTAATACAAAAGGTAATAGTACCAACACTGGTGTTAACAGGACTTCTGGAGGTAATAGTTTTGTCGAGGATTTCTCCAGAAACTCAATCTCTTATTCTTCCATTGACGAAG Gtacataa
- the LOC123195960 gene encoding cysteine-rich receptor-like protein kinase 10 isoform X2, whose translation MNLNAFLSSLYSCFRKRLKAPGDSDGVDSSDLFFEIRTLQIATNSFSELNQLGHGGFGPVYKGLMPNGQEVAVKKLSLNSRQGLREFTNEVKLLLKIQHKNLVTLLGCCAEGPEKMLVYEYLPNRSLDYFLFDKKKSTSLDWSTRYQIIIGVARGLLYLHEEAPERIIHRDIKASNILLGEQLNPKISDFGLARLFPGDDTHMNTFKICGTYGYMAPEYALHGYLSVKTDVFSYGVLVLEIVSGRKNHDRSFGAEKVDLLNYTWTLYQNGNPLELVDPSLTNCNRHEAAMCIQLGLLCCQQSVADRPDMNSVHLMLLSDSFTLPRPGKPGIQGRTSRWTETTPSALTNTNTKGT comes from the exons ATGAATTTGAACGCTTTTCTCTCCAGTTTATATTCCTGCTTCCGGAAGAGGCTCAAAGCCCCTGGTGATTCCGATGGCGTCGACTCCTCTGACCTCTTCTTCGAAATCCGTACTCTCCAGATTGCCACTAACTCCTTCTCGGAGTTGAATCAGCTCGGCCACGGCGGCTTTGGCCCCGTTTATAAG GGATTGATGCCAAATGGTCAAGAAGTAGCAGTAAAGAAGCTTTCATTGAACTCTAGACAGGGGCTGAGAGAATTTACTAACGAGGTGAAGCTGTTGTTGAAAATTCAGCACAAAAACTTGGTCACATTGCTCGGTTGCTGTGCTGAAGGACCTGAGAAGATGCTTGTTTATGAGTATCTACCGAACAGAAGTCTAGATTACTTTCTATTTG ATAAAAAGAAGTCTACATCACTGGATTGGTCAACACGATACCAGATAATTATAGGTGTTGCAAGAGGTCTTCTCTATCTGCATGAGGAGGCCCCAGAAAGGATCATTCACAGAGACATTAAAGCAAGTAATATTTTGTTGGGTGAACAATTGAACCCAAAGATATCAGATTTTGGTCTAGCAAGGCTCTTTCCTGGTGACGACACTCATATGAATACATTCAAGATTTGTGGTACCTA TGGTTATATGGCCCCTGAATATGCTTTGCATGGATATTTGTCTGTGAAGACAGATGTTTTCAGCTACGGAGTTTTGGTTTTAGAGATTGTAAGTGGAAGAAAAAACCATGATAGGAGTTTTGGCGCTGAAAAGGTGGACCTCTTGAACTAC ACATGGACACTCTACCAAAACGGGAACCCATTGGAACTGGTGGATCCAAGTCTCACAAATTGCAATCGTCATGAAGCGGCAATGTGCATTCAGCTCGGGTTGTTATGTTGTCAACAAAGCGTTGCAGATAGGCCTGACATGAACTCTGTTCACCTCATGCTCTTAAGTGACTCATTTACATTACCTAGACCGGGCAAACCTGGAATTCAAGGCCGTACAAGCCGTTGGACAGAGACCACCCCTTCTGCTCTCACCAATACTAATACAAAAG Gtacataa
- the LOC123195960 gene encoding cysteine-rich receptor-like protein kinase 10 isoform X4, which produces MNLNAFLSSLYSCFRKRLKAPGDSDGVDSSDLFFEIRTLQIATNSFSELNQLGHGGFGPVYKGLMPNGQEVAVKKLSLNSRQGLREFTNEVKLLLKIQHKNLVTLLGCCAEGPEKMLVYEYLPNRSLDYFLFDKKKSTSLDWSTRYQIIIGVARGLLYLHEEAPERIIHRDIKASNILLGEQLNPKISDFGLARLFPGDDTHMNTFKICGTYGYMAPEYALHGYLSVKTDVFSYGVLVLEIVSGRKNHDRSFGAEKVDLLNYTWTLYQNGNPLELVDPSLTNCNRHEAAMCIQLGLLCCQQSVADRPDMNSVHLMLLSDSFTLPRPGKPGIQGRTSRWTETTPSALTNTNTKGNSTNTGVNRTSGGNSFVEDFSRNSISYSSIDEGR; this is translated from the exons ATGAATTTGAACGCTTTTCTCTCCAGTTTATATTCCTGCTTCCGGAAGAGGCTCAAAGCCCCTGGTGATTCCGATGGCGTCGACTCCTCTGACCTCTTCTTCGAAATCCGTACTCTCCAGATTGCCACTAACTCCTTCTCGGAGTTGAATCAGCTCGGCCACGGCGGCTTTGGCCCCGTTTATAAG GGATTGATGCCAAATGGTCAAGAAGTAGCAGTAAAGAAGCTTTCATTGAACTCTAGACAGGGGCTGAGAGAATTTACTAACGAGGTGAAGCTGTTGTTGAAAATTCAGCACAAAAACTTGGTCACATTGCTCGGTTGCTGTGCTGAAGGACCTGAGAAGATGCTTGTTTATGAGTATCTACCGAACAGAAGTCTAGATTACTTTCTATTTG ATAAAAAGAAGTCTACATCACTGGATTGGTCAACACGATACCAGATAATTATAGGTGTTGCAAGAGGTCTTCTCTATCTGCATGAGGAGGCCCCAGAAAGGATCATTCACAGAGACATTAAAGCAAGTAATATTTTGTTGGGTGAACAATTGAACCCAAAGATATCAGATTTTGGTCTAGCAAGGCTCTTTCCTGGTGACGACACTCATATGAATACATTCAAGATTTGTGGTACCTA TGGTTATATGGCCCCTGAATATGCTTTGCATGGATATTTGTCTGTGAAGACAGATGTTTTCAGCTACGGAGTTTTGGTTTTAGAGATTGTAAGTGGAAGAAAAAACCATGATAGGAGTTTTGGCGCTGAAAAGGTGGACCTCTTGAACTAC ACATGGACACTCTACCAAAACGGGAACCCATTGGAACTGGTGGATCCAAGTCTCACAAATTGCAATCGTCATGAAGCGGCAATGTGCATTCAGCTCGGGTTGTTATGTTGTCAACAAAGCGTTGCAGATAGGCCTGACATGAACTCTGTTCACCTCATGCTCTTAAGTGACTCATTTACATTACCTAGACCGGGCAAACCTGGAATTCAAGGCCGTACAAGCCGTTGGACAGAGACCACCCCTTCTGCTCTCACCAATACTAATACAAAAGGTAATAGTACCAACACTGGTGTTAACAGGACTTCTGGAGGTAATAGTTTTGTCGAGGATTTCTCCAGAAACTCAATCTCTTATTCTTCCATTGACGAAGGTAGATAA
- the LOC123195960 gene encoding cysteine-rich receptor-like protein kinase 10 isoform X3, with protein sequence MPNGQEVAVKKLSLNSRQGLREFTNEVKLLLKIQHKNLVTLLGCCAEGPEKMLVYEYLPNRSLDYFLFDKKKSTSLDWSTRYQIIIGVARGLLYLHEEAPERIIHRDIKASNILLGEQLNPKISDFGLARLFPGDDTHMNTFKICGTYGYMAPEYALHGYLSVKTDVFSYGVLVLEIVSGRKNHDRSFGAEKVDLLNYTWTLYQNGNPLELVDPSLTNCNRHEAAMCIQLGLLCCQQSVADRPDMNSVHLMLLSDSFTLPRPGKPGIQGRTSRWTETTPSALTNTNTKGNSTNTGVNRTSGGNSFVEDFSRNSISYSSIDEGR encoded by the exons ATGCCAAATGGTCAAGAAGTAGCAGTAAAGAAGCTTTCATTGAACTCTAGACAGGGGCTGAGAGAATTTACTAACGAGGTGAAGCTGTTGTTGAAAATTCAGCACAAAAACTTGGTCACATTGCTCGGTTGCTGTGCTGAAGGACCTGAGAAGATGCTTGTTTATGAGTATCTACCGAACAGAAGTCTAGATTACTTTCTATTTG ATAAAAAGAAGTCTACATCACTGGATTGGTCAACACGATACCAGATAATTATAGGTGTTGCAAGAGGTCTTCTCTATCTGCATGAGGAGGCCCCAGAAAGGATCATTCACAGAGACATTAAAGCAAGTAATATTTTGTTGGGTGAACAATTGAACCCAAAGATATCAGATTTTGGTCTAGCAAGGCTCTTTCCTGGTGACGACACTCATATGAATACATTCAAGATTTGTGGTACCTA TGGTTATATGGCCCCTGAATATGCTTTGCATGGATATTTGTCTGTGAAGACAGATGTTTTCAGCTACGGAGTTTTGGTTTTAGAGATTGTAAGTGGAAGAAAAAACCATGATAGGAGTTTTGGCGCTGAAAAGGTGGACCTCTTGAACTAC ACATGGACACTCTACCAAAACGGGAACCCATTGGAACTGGTGGATCCAAGTCTCACAAATTGCAATCGTCATGAAGCGGCAATGTGCATTCAGCTCGGGTTGTTATGTTGTCAACAAAGCGTTGCAGATAGGCCTGACATGAACTCTGTTCACCTCATGCTCTTAAGTGACTCATTTACATTACCTAGACCGGGCAAACCTGGAATTCAAGGCCGTACAAGCCGTTGGACAGAGACCACCCCTTCTGCTCTCACCAATACTAATACAAAAGGTAATAGTACCAACACTGGTGTTAACAGGACTTCTGGAGGTAATAGTTTTGTCGAGGATTTCTCCAGAAACTCAATCTCTTATTCTTCCATTGACGAAGGTAGATAA